The proteins below are encoded in one region of Natranaerovirga hydrolytica:
- a CDS encoding flagellar protein, translated as MEVRNCRSCGKIFNYIGGKPICPTCKNELEDTFQEVKAYIKDNPNAQIYDVAEENEVSVGQIKEWVREERLTFSPDSAVGIDCENCGTTIKTGRFCNRCKDSLAKELGGAYAKKQTPEINKEKNTSTKMRYLNKDNMRNY; from the coding sequence ATGGAAGTAAGAAACTGTAGGAGTTGTGGAAAAATATTTAATTATATAGGTGGCAAACCTATCTGTCCAACATGTAAAAATGAATTAGAAGACACATTTCAAGAAGTAAAAGCGTATATAAAAGACAACCCCAATGCCCAAATATACGATGTAGCAGAAGAAAATGAAGTAAGCGTTGGACAAATCAAGGAATGGGTGAGAGAAGAAAGATTAACATTTTCGCCGGACTCAGCAGTAGGAATAGACTGTGAAAATTGTGGAACAACTATAAAGACAGGTAGATTCTGTAATAGATGTAAAGACAGCTTAGCTAAAGAGCTAGGAGGCGCTTACGCTAAAAAACAGACACCTGAGATAAACAAAGAAAAAAATACAAGCACAAAAATGCGTTATTTAAATAAAGACAATATGAGAAATTATTAA
- a CDS encoding rod shape-determining protein: MFGTDIGIDLGTASVLVYIKGKGVVLKEPSVVAIDRDTDKILAVGSEARSMLGRTPGNIVAIRPLKEGVISDYTVTEKMLKYFINKAVGRRLLRKPRISVCVPSGVTEVEKRAVEDATYQAGARRVEIIEEPIAAAIGAGIDITKACGSMVVDIGGGTSDIAVISLGGTVVSTSIKIAGDNFDESIVRYMRKKHNLLIGERTAEDIKIKVGTAYKRPEVLTMDIRGRNLVTGLPKTVTVSSEDTEEALREVTSQIVEAVHSVLEKTPPELASDIADRGIVLTGGGSLLQGLDQLIEQKTGINVITADDPLTSVAIGTGKYVEFLAGNKE; this comes from the coding sequence ATGTTCGGAACGGATATTGGTATTGACTTAGGAACTGCAAGTGTATTAGTTTATATTAAAGGTAAAGGTGTTGTTTTAAAAGAGCCATCAGTGGTTGCAATAGATAGAGATACAGATAAAATACTAGCGGTAGGTAGCGAAGCAAGAAGTATGCTAGGAAGAACACCAGGTAATATTGTAGCAATTAGGCCACTAAAAGAAGGGGTTATTTCAGATTACACCGTTACAGAAAAGATGTTAAAATACTTCATTAACAAAGCAGTAGGGAGAAGATTGTTAAGAAAACCACGTATTAGCGTTTGTGTCCCTAGTGGTGTAACAGAAGTAGAAAAAAGAGCGGTAGAAGATGCTACCTATCAAGCAGGTGCAAGACGTGTTGAAATCATTGAAGAACCAATTGCAGCAGCCATTGGCGCAGGAATTGATATTACAAAAGCTTGCGGGAGTATGGTTGTAGATATTGGTGGTGGGACATCAGATATAGCTGTTATTTCTTTAGGCGGTACAGTTGTAAGCACTTCTATTAAAATAGCAGGCGATAACTTTGATGAATCCATCGTGCGATATATGAGGAAAAAACACAATCTTCTAATTGGTGAAAGAACAGCAGAAGATATTAAGATAAAAGTTGGAACAGCATATAAAAGACCAGAAGTATTAACAATGGATATAAGAGGAAGAAATCTTGTAACCGGTCTTCCAAAAACAGTAACGGTATCATCAGAAGATACAGAAGAAGCTTTAAGAGAAGTAACGTCACAAATTGTTGAAGCTGTTCACAGTGTATTAGAAAAAACACCACCAGAATTAGCTTCTGATATAGCAGACAGAGGAATCGTCCTTACAGGTGGTGGCAGTTTATTGCAAGGATTAGATCAATTGATTGAACAAAAAACAGGTATTAATGTTATAACTGCAGATGACCCACTAACAAGTGTGGCTATTGGAACAGGGAAGTACGTTGAATTTTTAGCAGGTAATAAAGAATAA
- a CDS encoding flagellar protein yields the protein MEVRNCNSCGRIYNYIGGMPVCPICRNELEEKFQQVKKYIREHPYAQIYDVSEENGVSINQIKQWIREERLTFSKESDVGIDCENCGTMIKTGKYCNSCKVEMVNTFTSAYNTNTIQEDGTKKDTKTRMRYFNQDKLKKY from the coding sequence ATGGAGGTTAGAAATTGTAATAGTTGTGGAAGGATTTACAATTATATAGGTGGCATGCCTGTGTGTCCAATATGTAGAAATGAATTGGAAGAAAAATTCCAGCAGGTTAAAAAATATATAAGAGAACATCCTTACGCACAAATTTATGATGTATCGGAAGAAAATGGTGTCAGCATTAATCAAATCAAGCAATGGATTAGAGAGGAAAGGTTAACCTTTTCTAAAGAATCAGATGTAGGAATAGACTGTGAAAACTGCGGAACAATGATTAAAACAGGAAAATATTGCAATAGTTGTAAAGTAGAGATGGTCAATACATTCACTAGCGCATATAATACAAACACCATTCAAGAAGATGGAACTAAAAAAGATACAAAGACACGTATGAGATACTTTAACCAAGATAAATTAAAAAAATACTAA
- a CDS encoding flagellar hook-basal body protein — protein MVKGLYTATTGMMNQQKRMDTISNNLANVNTTGFKKDGVVVESFQDVLTYKLDNSPNPNSRIGAMTLGVQTGQVYTDYMQGSFTQTNNVFDVALQGEGVITIGIQNGEGDFQNAYTRDGAFVLSNSGELMTKEGNYVMGEDGTITLGTGEVTINENGQIYLNGDYVDTLQLVNFGELDLEKMGDNLYRVPEDAEELAFEGQVIQGFLEESNVNAIREMVDMISVMRTYESNQKVIQTQDETLGKVVNEVGRI, from the coding sequence ATGGTAAAGGGATTATATACAGCAACAACGGGTATGATGAATCAACAAAAGAGAATGGATACCATATCCAATAATTTAGCCAATGTGAATACAACTGGATTTAAAAAAGACGGTGTTGTTGTAGAATCATTTCAAGATGTCCTAACCTATAAGTTAGACAATTCACCGAATCCAAATTCACGAATCGGTGCAATGACATTAGGTGTGCAAACAGGACAAGTCTATACAGACTATATGCAAGGTTCATTTACACAAACCAACAATGTATTTGACGTGGCTTTGCAAGGTGAAGGCGTTATAACCATAGGCATCCAAAATGGAGAGGGCGATTTTCAAAATGCTTATACCAGAGATGGCGCTTTTGTCTTATCAAATTCGGGAGAGTTAATGACCAAAGAAGGCAATTATGTTATGGGAGAAGATGGAACCATAACCTTAGGAACTGGAGAAGTCACCATTAATGAAAATGGTCAAATTTATCTTAATGGGGATTATGTGGATACCCTACAATTAGTAAATTTTGGGGAATTAGACCTAGAAAAAATGGGTGATAACCTATACAGAGTGCCTGAAGATGCTGAAGAATTAGCTTTTGAAGGACAAGTTATTCAAGGGTTTTTAGAAGAATCAAATGTTAATGCTATTAGAGAAATGGTCGATATGATAAGTGTGATGAGAACATATGAATCCAATCAAAAAGTGATTCAAACACAAGACGAAACATTAGGAAAAGTCGTTAATGAAGTAGGAAGAATATAA
- the recD2 gene encoding SF1B family DNA helicase RecD2 yields the protein MDIEQIEGYVEQIIYKNEENGYTVLSLVEDIEELTCVGYFDDINEGEYLKAEAKIKTHHTYGEQYQIQSYQIAMPTNVKAIEKYLSSGIIKGIGPSLAKKIVTKFKKDTFRIIEEEPERLAEIKGITEKKARSIAEIFEEKREMRQAMLFLQDYKISTNLGIKIYKAYGDKLYQIIQTNPYQLAEDIEGIGFKLADEIAFKLGIDSHADFRVQSGINYLLNQSGLEGHTYLPKEMLIQKAIDLLQVPVPSIENTLINMQINKQLIQKDIQGQTVVYALMYHYMELSIARKLFDLNETYQVTHEEHIQNKIKEIEKDTNIQLDQVQKKAVKEAAENGIFVITGGPGTGKTTTINTIIEYFKSEGLEVLLAAPTGRAAKRMTETTGYEAQTIHRLLEITYSSDGNQSGLRFEKNEDNPLEADVIIIDEMSMVDINIMHHLLKAIMPGTRLILVGDVNQLPSVGPGNILKDIINSDKLKVIKLTKIFRQAIQSTIVVNAHKINEGQNIELNNKSKDFFYIKRFHPDRILEEMKTLVKDRLPKFSGHNIFNGIQILTPMRKGIIGTQLLNNEIQEIVNPKSKDKQEKEYRQVIFREGDKIMQIKNNYQMVWQIKNKLNYVIEEGTGIYNGDMGLIQEINHYSEKVTVLFEDGKQVAYEFNQLDELELAYSITIHKSQGSEYPIIIIPILNGPSMLLNRNLLYTAVTRAKKYVILIGDDKTIQKMIQNEREARRYSSLQIRIKELYEQMEQ from the coding sequence ATGGATATAGAACAAATTGAAGGTTATGTGGAACAAATTATATATAAAAATGAAGAAAATGGCTATACAGTACTGAGTTTAGTAGAAGATATAGAAGAACTAACTTGCGTAGGGTACTTTGATGATATTAATGAAGGCGAATATCTAAAAGCAGAGGCTAAGATTAAAACACACCATACCTATGGTGAACAATATCAAATACAATCTTACCAGATTGCGATGCCTACAAATGTAAAGGCCATTGAGAAATACTTAAGTTCAGGCATAATAAAAGGTATTGGTCCATCCCTAGCTAAAAAAATCGTAACCAAATTCAAAAAAGATACTTTTAGAATAATAGAAGAAGAGCCAGAAAGGCTAGCAGAAATAAAAGGCATAACAGAAAAAAAAGCAAGATCCATAGCAGAAATATTTGAAGAAAAAAGAGAAATGCGACAAGCCATGCTGTTTTTACAAGACTACAAAATATCTACCAATCTTGGTATAAAAATATACAAAGCATATGGCGATAAGCTATACCAAATCATTCAAACCAATCCATACCAACTAGCAGAAGACATAGAGGGCATAGGATTTAAATTAGCAGATGAAATCGCATTTAAATTAGGAATAGATTCACATGCTGATTTTAGAGTGCAATCTGGAATCAATTATTTATTAAATCAAAGTGGCTTAGAAGGTCATACCTACTTGCCAAAAGAAATGCTAATCCAAAAAGCCATTGACTTACTTCAAGTGCCTGTACCTTCAATAGAGAACACCTTAATTAATATGCAGATTAACAAGCAACTCATTCAAAAAGATATACAAGGACAAACGGTAGTATACGCCTTAATGTATCACTATATGGAATTATCCATAGCAAGAAAATTATTTGATCTAAATGAAACATATCAAGTAACCCATGAGGAACATATACAAAACAAAATAAAAGAGATCGAAAAAGATACCAATATACAATTAGACCAAGTGCAAAAAAAAGCAGTAAAAGAAGCAGCGGAAAATGGAATATTTGTTATAACAGGAGGACCAGGAACAGGAAAAACAACTACAATAAATACCATAATAGAATACTTCAAATCAGAAGGTTTAGAAGTTTTATTAGCCGCGCCAACAGGAAGAGCAGCAAAAAGAATGACTGAAACGACAGGTTATGAAGCTCAGACCATACATAGATTATTAGAAATAACATATAGCAGCGACGGCAATCAAAGTGGGTTAAGATTTGAAAAAAATGAAGACAACCCATTAGAAGCAGATGTGATTATTATAGATGAAATGTCTATGGTAGATATCAATATTATGCACCATTTATTAAAAGCCATTATGCCAGGAACAAGATTGATTTTAGTAGGAGATGTGAATCAACTACCCTCCGTTGGACCAGGCAATATATTAAAAGACATTATTAACTCAGACAAATTAAAAGTCATTAAATTAACAAAGATATTTCGTCAAGCCATACAAAGCACCATCGTGGTTAACGCTCATAAAATAAACGAAGGACAAAACATTGAATTAAACAATAAAAGCAAAGACTTTTTTTATATCAAAAGATTCCATCCAGACCGTATACTAGAAGAAATGAAAACCTTGGTAAAAGATAGATTGCCAAAATTCTCAGGACACAACATATTTAATGGCATACAAATATTAACACCTATGCGAAAAGGAATCATTGGTACACAATTACTGAATAATGAAATCCAAGAAATTGTTAACCCCAAAAGCAAAGACAAGCAAGAAAAAGAATACCGACAAGTCATCTTTAGAGAAGGCGACAAAATTATGCAAATAAAAAACAACTATCAAATGGTATGGCAAATAAAAAACAAACTGAATTACGTTATAGAAGAAGGTACAGGTATATATAACGGAGATATGGGGTTAATACAAGAAATTAATCACTACTCCGAAAAAGTAACCGTTCTATTTGAAGACGGTAAACAAGTAGCTTATGAATTTAATCAATTAGATGAGTTGGAATTGGCTTATAGCATAACCATTCATAAATCACAAGGTTCTGAATACCCTATAATCATCATACCCATATTAAACGGCCCAAGTATGCTACTGAATAGAAATTTATTGTATACAGCTGTAACAAGAGCAAAAAAATATGTTATACTAATAGGAGACGACAAGACCATACAAAAAATGATACAAAATGAAAGAGAAGCAAGACGGTACTCAAGTCTTCAAATTAGAATCAAAGAGCTTTACGAACAAATGGAACAATAA
- a CDS encoding ComF family protein, protein MDKLDRLIDIIYPPRCPICGCIISWNKDKRICMECLEQSPIIEGPRCKKCSKPILQKESNYCFDCSNTTHYYDKGWALWLYEEPVKKGIQQFKYNHKKEYATLYAIELVKQFKEELQSHNINTIVPVPLHKKRQKQRGYNQAEVLAKAISKEINRPVEALLRRSINTLPQNKLSDQGRIHNIKNAFEINNRVQINNNVLLVDDVYTTGSTINECAKIIKIYHNVKVYYLSLAIGKGI, encoded by the coding sequence ATGGACAAATTAGACAGATTAATTGACATAATCTACCCGCCTAGATGTCCCATATGTGGTTGTATTATTTCTTGGAACAAAGACAAAAGAATATGTATGGAATGTTTAGAACAATCCCCTATCATTGAGGGACCTAGATGTAAAAAATGTAGCAAGCCTATTTTACAAAAAGAGAGCAACTATTGTTTTGATTGCTCTAATACCACCCACTACTATGACAAAGGGTGGGCATTATGGTTGTATGAAGAACCGGTAAAAAAAGGCATTCAACAATTTAAATACAATCATAAAAAAGAATATGCAACCCTTTATGCAATAGAATTAGTGAAACAATTTAAAGAAGAACTACAATCTCATAATATAAATACCATTGTACCTGTTCCTCTACATAAAAAAAGGCAAAAACAAAGAGGATACAATCAAGCAGAAGTTTTAGCAAAAGCAATAAGCAAAGAAATCAATCGACCAGTAGAGGCGTTATTAAGACGTTCTATAAACACCTTGCCGCAAAATAAACTCAGTGATCAAGGAAGAATCCACAATATAAAAAATGCGTTTGAGATTAATAATAGAGTTCAGATAAACAATAATGTGTTATTAGTAGACGATGTATATACCACGGGCAGTACCATTAATGAGTGTGCTAAAATCATTAAAATATATCACAATGTAAAAGTGTATTATCTAAGCCTAGCCATTGGCAAAGGCATATAA
- the metK gene encoding methionine adenosyltransferase: protein MRRLFTSESVTEGHPDKICDQISDAVLDAIFEQDPNARVACETAVSTGLVLIVGEISTKCYVDIQKIARETIKGIGYDRAKYGFDGDTCAVLTSLDEQSADIALGVDKALESRKGEMSDTEIEAIGAGDQGMMFGYACDETPELMPMPIALAHKLSRKLSEVRKNKTLEYLRPDGKSQVTVEYEDDKPVRVDAVVISTQHDSEVDQKTIEKDIKELVIKKVIPQELIDENTKYYINPTGRFVIGGPQGDAGLTGRKIIVDTYGGYASHGGGAFSGKDPTKVDRSAAYAARYVAKNIVASGLAKKCEIELAYAIGVARPVSILINTHGTGVVSDEKLTAIVQENFDLRPAGIIKELNLRQPIYKKTAAYGHFGRTDVDLPWERTDKVDALKKAAGIN, encoded by the coding sequence ATGAGAAGATTATTTACGTCTGAGTCAGTAACAGAAGGACATCCAGATAAAATATGTGATCAAATTTCAGATGCTGTATTAGATGCTATTTTTGAACAAGATCCTAATGCAAGAGTAGCTTGTGAAACGGCTGTATCTACAGGACTTGTTTTGATTGTAGGTGAAATATCAACTAAATGCTATGTGGATATACAAAAAATTGCACGGGAAACCATAAAAGGAATCGGATACGATAGAGCGAAGTATGGATTTGACGGTGACACTTGTGCGGTACTTACTTCTCTTGATGAACAATCAGCAGACATTGCATTAGGAGTAGATAAAGCATTAGAATCAAGAAAAGGTGAAATGTCAGATACAGAAATAGAGGCGATTGGAGCAGGTGACCAAGGAATGATGTTTGGTTATGCATGTGACGAAACACCAGAACTTATGCCTATGCCGATTGCTTTAGCCCATAAATTATCAAGAAAGTTATCAGAAGTAAGAAAAAATAAAACACTAGAATATTTAAGACCAGATGGTAAGTCACAAGTAACCGTTGAATATGAAGATGATAAACCAGTTAGAGTAGATGCCGTGGTTATATCTACACAACATGACTCAGAAGTGGATCAAAAAACAATTGAAAAAGATATAAAAGAATTGGTTATCAAAAAAGTGATCCCACAAGAATTAATAGATGAGAATACAAAGTACTACATTAATCCAACAGGTCGATTTGTCATTGGTGGACCTCAAGGTGATGCTGGATTAACTGGACGAAAAATTATTGTAGACACATATGGTGGTTACGCAAGTCACGGTGGTGGGGCTTTCTCAGGAAAAGACCCAACAAAAGTAGACCGTTCAGCAGCATATGCAGCAAGATATGTAGCAAAAAATATTGTGGCATCAGGACTTGCAAAAAAATGTGAAATTGAATTAGCTTATGCTATTGGTGTGGCAAGACCAGTATCTATATTAATTAATACACATGGAACAGGTGTTGTATCTGATGAAAAATTAACAGCAATTGTACAAGAGAACTTTGACTTGAGACCAGCTGGCATTATAAAAGAGTTAAATCTAAGACAGCCAATATACAAAAAAACCGCAGCATACGGACACTTTGGAAGAACAGATGTAGATTTACCTTGGGAAAGAACGGACAAAGTAGACGCATTAAAAAAAGCAGCAGGTATAAACTAA
- the flgM gene encoding flagellar biosynthesis anti-sigma factor FlgM encodes MRIDGVNKINNIYNKNATKVNKIESTTKEKDSLNISNYGKDLQKAKKVVKDTFDIRQSKVDYIKGQMESGTYNIGAKEVADKLVDNYFDSKI; translated from the coding sequence ATGAGAATTGATGGTGTGAACAAAATCAATAACATCTATAATAAAAATGCAACAAAAGTGAACAAAATAGAATCCACAACAAAGGAAAAAGATTCCTTAAATATATCGAACTATGGAAAAGACTTGCAAAAGGCTAAAAAAGTCGTAAAAGACACATTTGATATTAGACAAAGCAAAGTCGATTATATTAAAGGACAGATGGAATCTGGAACGTATAACATAGGTGCAAAAGAAGTAGCAGACAAATTAGTAGACAATTATTTTGACTCGAAAATATAA
- a CDS encoding flagellar hook-basal body protein, translating to MMRSLWTSASGMTSQQLNVDTISNNLANVNTTGYKKERMEFKSLLYETMGHAEINEDGQGRPVALQVGHGVRPIASTVNFSQGGIERTENNLDFAIDGKGFFAVRGIDGEEYYTRDGSFKASVLNDEIMITTSEGYPILGMDDEPILLDNNIDLDRLEVGEDGSFRYMNLEGEVEELDTAFKMVQFNNVGGLEKTGSNLYRNTSASGEPIVESENDNIRNSRIIGRSLEVSNVQVVEEMVKLIVAQRAYEVSSKGIQTSDDMLAQANQLKR from the coding sequence ATGATGCGTTCTTTATGGACTTCAGCATCAGGTATGACCAGTCAACAATTAAATGTTGATACCATATCTAACAATTTAGCCAATGTAAATACAACGGGATATAAAAAAGAGAGAATGGAATTCAAATCATTATTATATGAAACAATGGGACATGCAGAGATTAATGAAGATGGACAAGGTAGACCCGTTGCTCTACAAGTAGGACACGGTGTACGACCCATTGCATCTACAGTGAATTTTTCTCAAGGTGGTATTGAAAGAACCGAAAATAATTTAGACTTTGCAATTGATGGAAAAGGTTTTTTTGCTGTTAGAGGAATAGACGGAGAAGAGTATTATACAAGAGATGGTAGCTTTAAAGCATCTGTTTTAAATGATGAGATTATGATTACCACATCAGAAGGGTATCCAATCTTAGGCATGGATGATGAACCGATTCTATTAGACAATAATATTGACCTTGATCGATTAGAAGTAGGAGAAGATGGTAGCTTTAGATACATGAATCTTGAAGGAGAAGTTGAAGAATTAGATACGGCTTTTAAAATGGTACAATTCAACAATGTAGGTGGATTAGAAAAAACAGGAAGTAACTTATATAGAAATACTTCTGCATCAGGAGAGCCTATTGTAGAAAGTGAGAATGATAATATTAGAAACAGTCGTATTATTGGAAGAAGTTTAGAAGTATCCAATGTACAAGTAGTGGAAGAAATGGTGAAATTAATCGTTGCTCAAAGAGCTTACGAAGTCAGTTCAAAAGGCATACAAACTTCTGATGATATGTTGGCACAAGCAAACCAATTAAAACGTTAG
- a CDS encoding flagellar protein FlgN, whose product MASLMEEMVNTLSEELNYYKQLLELAKTKTKVIVDNDTEQLQQLTEQEQILASRLLRLEKKREEKIQDIALVINKSPDELTLNNLIALLKGQEKEQDALNAIREDLVGTMAQLKVVNNQNQELINQALDYIDFTINAIRTSKSLPQTASYEGRGTVAEHQTNDNRMFDAKQ is encoded by the coding sequence ATGGCAAGTTTAATGGAAGAAATGGTTAATACCCTATCAGAAGAACTCAATTATTACAAACAACTTTTAGAATTAGCCAAAACAAAAACAAAGGTTATAGTAGATAACGATACGGAGCAATTACAACAACTAACGGAACAAGAACAAATATTGGCTAGTCGATTGTTACGCTTAGAAAAAAAACGAGAAGAAAAAATACAAGACATAGCATTGGTGATTAATAAAAGTCCGGATGAATTAACGTTAAACAATTTAATTGCCTTACTAAAAGGTCAAGAAAAAGAGCAAGACGCCTTAAACGCAATTCGTGAGGATTTAGTTGGGACTATGGCTCAGTTGAAAGTGGTTAACAATCAAAATCAAGAGCTAATTAACCAAGCTTTAGACTATATAGATTTTACAATAAATGCAATTAGAACCAGTAAAAGCTTGCCTCAAACAGCCAGTTATGAAGGTAGAGGAACGGTAGCAGAACATCAAACCAATGACAACAGAATGTTTGATGCAAAGCAATAA
- a CDS encoding rod-binding protein, giving the protein MNIGTYNMDYLIQNNSNLEQKLEREANKDELKQVCQEFEAYFLEQMFKSMRNTVPDGGLIEKSHGEEIFEDMLYQEYAKEASKTESLGLAQMLYQQLSRNQI; this is encoded by the coding sequence GTGAATATTGGTACATATAATATGGATTATTTAATTCAAAACAATAGCAATCTAGAACAAAAACTAGAACGAGAGGCTAATAAGGATGAACTTAAACAAGTTTGCCAAGAATTTGAAGCCTACTTTCTAGAGCAAATGTTCAAATCTATGAGAAATACAGTTCCAGACGGTGGCTTAATCGAAAAGTCTCATGGAGAAGAAATATTTGAAGATATGTTATATCAAGAATATGCAAAAGAAGCTTCAAAAACAGAAAGTTTAGGCTTGGCACAAATGCTATACCAACAATTATCAAGAAATCAAATATAA